In Oceanobacillus sp. FSL K6-2867, one DNA window encodes the following:
- a CDS encoding MinD/ParA family protein: MKHDQAEGLRRKLDRRNQSGQAKTLAVISGKGGVGKSNFALNFSLQLINNGKKILLIDLDVGMGNIDILLGNRAEKTIVNLFEERLSIHEVIEQGPNGLSYIAGGSGLSNFFQMDESDRSYFYEQYMELAQTYDYILFDMGAGVTEESLFFILASDECIVITTPEPTSVTDAYGMIKHVVNRKHDMRLHVILNRAPNYQDGLKSLERFKAVVTKFLHVKIHSMGIIPDDKVVAQAIVRQIPYTLYNEKSKAAKALKEITYNYVTQTKQVNRTTSSFVQRLKQLMEM, translated from the coding sequence TTGAAGCATGATCAGGCAGAGGGACTGCGACGAAAGCTTGATCGCCGCAATCAATCAGGGCAAGCAAAAACACTGGCAGTTATTAGCGGAAAAGGCGGTGTAGGCAAGTCCAATTTTGCTTTGAATTTTTCCCTGCAGCTTATAAACAATGGCAAAAAAATATTGCTTATTGATTTGGATGTAGGGATGGGGAATATTGATATTTTGTTAGGTAACCGTGCAGAGAAAACAATTGTTAATCTGTTTGAAGAACGTTTATCCATTCACGAAGTTATTGAACAAGGACCAAATGGTCTGTCTTACATAGCTGGAGGTTCCGGATTATCAAATTTCTTCCAAATGGATGAATCGGACCGTTCCTATTTTTACGAACAATACATGGAGTTAGCTCAGACTTATGATTATATTTTGTTTGATATGGGGGCAGGTGTTACAGAGGAGAGTTTATTTTTTATTCTAGCTTCAGATGAATGTATTGTTATAACAACACCGGAACCGACCTCTGTAACAGATGCTTATGGCATGATTAAGCACGTTGTTAATCGCAAGCACGATATGCGGCTCCATGTCATTCTAAATCGTGCTCCGAATTATCAAGATGGGCTGAAATCATTAGAACGTTTTAAAGCTGTTGTGACTAAATTTTTACATGTGAAAATTCATTCAATGGGGATTATTCCTGATGATAAGGTTGTTGCACAGGCGATTGTAAGACAAATACCTTATACGTTATACAATGAAAAATCTAAAGCAGCTAAAGCATTAAAAGAGATTACATACAATTATGTAACGCAAACAAAACAAGTGAATCGAACAACTTCTTCCTTCGTTCAGCGATTAAAACAATTGATGGAGATGTAG
- the fliR gene encoding flagellar biosynthetic protein FliR, which produces MLDLISITSLPVFLLILVRVLAFFVTMPLFSYRTVPLPFKIGFSFFLAMIMFYTVDSSQIAVDEMYIFLLVKEVLVGVLIGLISFIIISAIQVAGGFIDFQMGFAIANVMDPQTGAQSPLTGQYLYMIALLFLLAVDGHHLIIDGIFNSYRFIPLETFIPFHDDSIAEFVITSFNSMFIIAFQIAIPIVGCLFLVDVALGIIARAVPQMNVFVVGLPLKILVSFLAILVFLALYVTLAKTLFTSMFETMRGLMQLFGGA; this is translated from the coding sequence ATGCTTGATTTAATTTCTATTACAAGTCTTCCCGTTTTTTTGCTTATTTTAGTACGAGTATTGGCATTTTTTGTTACGATGCCGTTATTTTCTTATCGAACAGTGCCACTGCCTTTTAAAATAGGTTTCAGCTTTTTTCTAGCGATGATTATGTTTTATACAGTCGATTCCTCTCAAATAGCTGTCGATGAAATGTATATTTTTTTATTGGTTAAAGAAGTATTAGTTGGTGTGCTAATTGGACTTATATCATTTATTATCATATCTGCAATACAGGTAGCTGGTGGTTTTATTGATTTCCAAATGGGATTTGCGATAGCGAATGTGATGGACCCGCAAACTGGGGCGCAAAGTCCATTAACGGGACAGTATTTATATATGATTGCACTATTATTTTTATTAGCAGTTGATGGGCATCATTTGATTATTGATGGGATATTTAATAGTTATCGTTTTATTCCGCTGGAAACATTTATTCCATTTCACGATGATTCAATTGCAGAATTTGTCATTACTTCTTTTAATAGCATGTTTATTATTGCTTTTCAAATTGCGATTCCAATTGTCGGCTGTTTGTTTTTAGTTGATGTGGCGCTTGGAATTATTGCTCGTGCCGTGCCACAGATGAATGTGTTTGTTGTTGGGCTGCCACTTAAAATATTAGTTAGTTTTCTCGCAATCCTAGTGTTTCTAGCTCTGTATGTGACGCTGGCAAAAACCTTATTTACATCGATGTTTGAAACAATGCGCGGGCTAATGCAGCTTTTTGGAGGTGCTTAA
- a CDS encoding FliA/WhiG family RNA polymerase sigma factor — MKSGNSPLEDKLWDDWIMNKSSEAANELIVNYMYLVNFHAERISSQLPKSVSKEDVRSLGLLGLYDALKKFDPTRDLKFDTYASFRIRGSIIDGLRKEDWLPRSIREKAKKVEQAAEQFEQTHQREATSGEIAVMLGIKAEEVETAIKDSLFSNVLSIEEKPKGSSSELKEGVGYSIPDNSSILPESHIMKNELNNELIQGIKMLNKNEQLVVSLFYNEELTFTEIGQVLGLTTSRISQIHKRSIFKLRKTLNKMQVFAN; from the coding sequence ATGAAATCAGGGAATTCTCCTCTTGAAGACAAGCTTTGGGATGACTGGATAATGAATAAAAGCAGTGAAGCAGCGAACGAATTAATTGTCAATTACATGTATCTTGTCAATTTTCATGCAGAACGTATTTCAAGCCAACTCCCCAAAAGTGTAAGTAAAGAAGATGTTAGAAGCCTTGGGCTGCTTGGGCTTTATGACGCGTTGAAGAAGTTTGACCCAACTCGTGATTTGAAATTCGATACGTATGCTTCCTTTCGAATAAGAGGATCGATAATTGATGGATTAAGAAAAGAAGACTGGCTTCCTAGATCAATACGAGAAAAAGCTAAAAAAGTAGAACAGGCAGCAGAACAATTCGAACAAACGCATCAGCGAGAAGCGACTTCAGGCGAAATAGCTGTAATGCTGGGAATTAAAGCAGAGGAAGTAGAAACAGCGATTAAAGATTCTCTTTTCAGCAATGTTCTCTCAATTGAAGAAAAACCAAAAGGTAGTTCAAGTGAATTGAAAGAAGGGGTAGGTTATTCGATCCCCGATAATTCCTCAATATTACCTGAAAGTCATATCATGAAAAACGAACTTAACAATGAACTCATTCAAGGAATAAAGATGTTAAATAAAAATGAACAGCTTGTTGTCAGCCTCTTTTATAATGAAGAATTAACGTTTACTGAAATCGGACAGGTTCTCGGGTTAACAACCTCAAGAATATCGCAAATACATAAAAGATCTATCTTTAAGCTGCGAAAAACGCTCAATAAAATGCAAGTATTTGCTAATTAA
- a CDS encoding chemotaxis protein CheW has protein sequence MENGLSSNQKMIVFQLQDEEYAVPVSQIGSIERHQPITRVPQTLPYVKGVINLRGIVIPIIDLRLRFGMKETDFDEKKRIIIAQMNEIEVGLIVDAANDVIDISKELIEPAPEVIGTVNADYIEGVAKIDSRLLILLDLEKVLSSQEKNAMNVVEG, from the coding sequence TTGGAAAACGGATTGTCATCCAATCAAAAAATGATTGTGTTTCAATTGCAAGATGAAGAATATGCGGTTCCGGTTAGTCAAATTGGATCTATTGAGAGACACCAGCCAATAACTAGAGTGCCTCAAACCTTACCATATGTAAAAGGTGTAATAAATCTGCGTGGAATTGTCATTCCGATAATTGATTTACGTTTAAGATTCGGGATGAAAGAAACGGATTTTGATGAGAAGAAACGGATTATTATTGCTCAAATGAACGAAATAGAAGTAGGTTTGATTGTTGATGCAGCAAATGATGTAATCGATATTTCGAAAGAACTGATTGAACCGGCTCCAGAAGTTATTGGAACGGTTAATGCGGATTATATTGAAGGTGTTGCTAAAATTGACAGCCGATTACTCATTTTGCTTGATTTGGAAAAAGTATTATCATCACAGGAAAAAAATGCAATGAACGTTGTGGAAGGCTAA
- a CDS encoding chemotaxis protein CheC: MEFVQLTTIQKDVLREIGNIGAGNAATSLSALLNKKIEMNVPSVSIAGFDEIMELTGGSENTIVCLLFRIQGEAPGTVYLIFTIEEAEYFVSELTNDPDFSLFHSEQENEMALSALQEIGNIVTGSYLTALSDFTSINMKPSVPYLGIDMAGAVLTVGLLELSQISDYAIVINTEISHDGTNKDIQGNFFLLPDPESFAKIFSALGIYDYE; the protein is encoded by the coding sequence ATGGAATTTGTACAGTTAACAACGATTCAGAAAGATGTGCTTAGAGAAATCGGAAATATAGGTGCAGGGAATGCAGCTACTTCCCTATCCGCATTATTAAATAAGAAAATTGAAATGAACGTTCCTTCTGTAAGTATTGCTGGATTTGATGAAATTATGGAATTAACAGGTGGTTCTGAGAATACAATTGTGTGTTTATTGTTTCGTATTCAAGGAGAAGCTCCAGGAACAGTTTATTTAATATTTACAATTGAAGAAGCTGAGTATTTTGTTAGTGAATTGACAAATGATCCAGACTTTTCTTTGTTTCATTCTGAACAAGAAAATGAGATGGCATTATCAGCACTACAGGAAATCGGGAATATTGTTACAGGATCTTATCTTACCGCTTTATCAGATTTTACAAGTATTAATATGAAGCCTTCTGTGCCATATTTGGGAATTGATATGGCAGGAGCTGTATTAACAGTTGGTTTACTGGAACTCTCTCAGATTTCAGATTACGCCATTGTCATAAATACAGAAATTAGTCATGATGGAACAAATAAAGATATACAAGGAAATTTCTTTTTGTTACCAGACCCAGAGTCTTTCGCCAAAATATTTAGTGCGTTAGGAATTTACGATTATGAATGA
- the flhB gene encoding flagellar biosynthesis protein FlhB has translation MHLKLDLQFFAGEKTERATPKKRLDERKKGKVAKSQDVNTAILLLFCFSSVFLFGRFILEHMTGIYERTFIEYINWELTENTVQQILNSATIEAAKMLAPIMLIAIVGGFASNLMQVGFLFTAEPLKFDLKKIDPIQGAKRIFSIRALVELLKSLLKIVCIGAITFSVIWLYKDEMLMTAFTNAENALAFFGRVTSVMAFAAIIALLLLAVFDYAYQRFDFEKNMRMSKQDIKDEYKNVEGDPLIKSKIKEKQRQIATRRMMSEVPNADVIITNPTHYAVAIKYDEEKANAPYILAKGTDQTALKIKEIAKANDVITVENRPLARGLYRAAEIGDVIPEEFFQAVAEVLAYVYRLEKKI, from the coding sequence TTGCACTTGAAACTGGATTTACAATTTTTTGCAGGTGAAAAAACAGAAAGAGCTACCCCCAAAAAGCGCCTTGATGAACGAAAAAAAGGAAAGGTAGCCAAAAGCCAAGATGTAAATACTGCAATTTTATTATTATTTTGTTTTTCTAGCGTTTTTTTATTTGGCAGGTTTATTTTAGAGCATATGACTGGTATATATGAACGTACATTTATTGAGTATATAAATTGGGAATTAACCGAGAATACTGTTCAGCAAATACTTAACAGTGCAACAATAGAAGCAGCAAAAATGCTTGCTCCTATTATGTTAATTGCTATTGTTGGAGGTTTTGCCTCTAATTTGATGCAAGTAGGGTTTTTATTCACAGCAGAACCCTTAAAATTTGATTTAAAGAAAATAGATCCAATTCAAGGAGCAAAACGGATTTTCTCAATCCGTGCACTTGTAGAGCTGCTTAAGTCTTTATTGAAAATCGTTTGTATAGGTGCGATAACATTCTCTGTTATCTGGCTGTATAAAGATGAAATGCTGATGACAGCATTTACGAACGCTGAAAATGCATTAGCATTTTTCGGAAGAGTTACAAGTGTCATGGCGTTTGCTGCAATTATTGCTCTATTATTATTAGCGGTATTTGATTATGCATATCAACGGTTTGATTTTGAAAAAAACATGCGGATGTCAAAGCAGGACATAAAAGATGAATATAAAAATGTTGAAGGGGATCCTTTAATTAAATCGAAAATCAAGGAAAAACAAAGACAAATTGCAACGAGGAGAATGATGAGTGAGGTACCAAATGCAGATGTCATCATTACAAACCCTACGCATTATGCAGTAGCAATTAAATATGATGAAGAAAAGGCTAATGCCCCATATATTCTTGCAAAAGGTACTGACCAAACAGCATTGAAAATAAAAGAAATAGCAAAAGCAAATGACGTTATTACTGTAGAAAACAGACCATTAGCGAGAGGACTTTATCGTGCAGCAGAGATCGGCGATGTTATCCCAGAAGAATTCTTCCAAGCGGTTGCAGAAGTTTTGGCATACGTGTACCGATTAGAGAAAAAGATTTAA
- the rpsB gene encoding 30S ribosomal protein S2: MSAISMKQLLEAGVHFGHQTRRWNPKMKKYIFTERNGIYIIDLQKTVKKVDEAYNYVKDIAANGGTILFVGTKKQAQDSVRDEAIRSGMYYVNQRWLGGTLTNFQTIRKRINRLKSIERMEEDGTFEVLPKKEVVNLLKEKDRLVKFLGGIKEMTKLPDALFVIDPRKERIAIAEAHKLNIPIIGIVDTNCDPDEIDYVIPANDDAIRAVKLLTSKMADAILEVKQGEETEEVVEEAKAEEATEGVAEAAEATAESTQE; this comes from the coding sequence ATGTCAGCAATTTCTATGAAGCAATTGTTAGAAGCGGGTGTACACTTTGGACACCAAACACGCCGTTGGAATCCGAAAATGAAAAAATATATTTTCACAGAGCGTAACGGCATTTATATCATTGACCTACAAAAAACTGTAAAAAAGGTTGATGAAGCATATAACTACGTGAAAGATATCGCAGCAAATGGCGGTACTATTCTATTCGTAGGTACAAAAAAACAAGCACAGGATTCTGTGAGAGACGAAGCAATTCGTTCTGGAATGTACTATGTTAACCAACGTTGGTTAGGTGGTACACTTACTAACTTCCAAACTATCCGTAAACGTATCAATCGTTTGAAATCAATTGAACGTATGGAAGAAGATGGAACTTTCGAAGTTCTGCCGAAAAAAGAAGTTGTTAATTTATTAAAAGAAAAAGATCGTTTAGTGAAATTCTTAGGTGGAATCAAAGAAATGACAAAGCTTCCAGATGCTTTGTTTGTGATTGATCCACGTAAAGAACGTATCGCTATCGCCGAAGCACATAAATTGAACATTCCTATCATCGGAATTGTAGATACTAACTGTGATCCAGATGAAATCGATTATGTTATCCCTGCAAACGATGACGCAATCCGTGCGGTTAAACTTTTGACTTCAAAAATGGCAGATGCTATTTTAGAAGTGAAACAGGGTGAAGAAACAGAAGAAGTAGTAGAGGAAGCAAAAGCAGAGGAAGCTACTGAAGGAGTAGCAGAAGCTGCTGAAGCAACTGCAGAATCAACTCAAGAGTAA
- the flhF gene encoding flagellar biosynthesis protein FlhF — MKVKKYIAATMPEAMNQVRKELGSDAVILNSKEIQQRGMFGIFKKKQIEVVAALDPNLIMPKKHPKKVEELPRINKTTAMKLKNDDVLQEIKNLKKMIEVQSRQEELNFSPSYQVAYEHLIEQEVNPKLAQEIVESVLEKQDGIEVDSVMNAIGLEIEEKLNSVLAPKPLEKKIIQFVGPTGVGKTTTIAKIAAKMMLENNKKVAFITADTYRIAAVEQLKTYARILNVPLEVAYSIDDYHQSITKLSSYDAIFVDTAGRNFRNPKYINELKATIDMSIMETYLVLSLTTKPKDILEIYEQFEHLSISGVIFTKLDETRQYGSLLNIALEKQIGIAYLTNGQDVSDDLLEADNPVIRKLVVGDYVEA; from the coding sequence ATGAAGGTAAAAAAATATATAGCTGCCACTATGCCTGAAGCGATGAATCAGGTTCGAAAAGAATTAGGTTCTGATGCAGTAATTCTTAATTCCAAAGAAATCCAGCAGCGTGGGATGTTTGGTATTTTTAAAAAGAAACAGATTGAAGTTGTTGCAGCTCTTGATCCTAATCTGATAATGCCGAAAAAACATCCTAAAAAAGTGGAAGAATTGCCTAGAATAAATAAAACAACTGCAATGAAGTTAAAAAACGATGACGTGCTGCAGGAAATTAAAAATTTGAAAAAAATGATTGAAGTGCAGTCTAGACAGGAAGAGTTAAACTTTTCTCCTTCCTATCAAGTTGCCTATGAGCATTTGATTGAACAAGAGGTTAACCCTAAGCTGGCTCAGGAGATTGTGGAATCAGTATTAGAAAAACAAGATGGTATTGAAGTTGACTCTGTTATGAATGCTATTGGTTTAGAAATAGAGGAGAAGTTAAATAGCGTTTTAGCACCTAAACCATTAGAAAAGAAGATAATTCAATTTGTTGGGCCGACAGGGGTGGGAAAGACGACAACCATTGCAAAAATTGCAGCGAAGATGATGCTGGAAAACAATAAAAAGGTTGCTTTTATAACAGCTGATACGTATCGAATTGCTGCAGTGGAGCAATTAAAGACATATGCACGGATTTTAAATGTCCCACTTGAGGTTGCCTACAGTATCGATGATTATCACCAATCGATTACTAAACTTTCAAGCTATGATGCAATCTTTGTTGATACAGCAGGCAGAAACTTCCGTAATCCGAAATATATAAATGAGCTGAAAGCAACCATTGATATGTCGATAATGGAAACCTATCTAGTCTTATCTTTAACGACAAAGCCAAAAGACATTCTAGAAATATATGAGCAATTCGAGCATCTATCGATATCAGGTGTTATTTTCACAAAACTTGATGAAACGAGACAATATGGAAGTTTACTAAATATTGCATTGGAAAAGCAGATTGGAATTGCTTATTTAACAAATGGTCAAGATGTTTCTGATGATTTGCTTGAAGCAGATAATCCAGTAATTCGCAAGCTTGTGGTAGGTGATTATGTTGAAGCATGA
- the flhA gene encoding flagellar biosynthesis protein FlhA: protein MKARDLSVLLAVILVIIMLVIPLPGWLLSVLILINITLALMVILVAMNTQEPLQFSVFPTIILLVTLFRLALNVSTTRSILADAEAGGVVDTFGSFVIGDNPLVGFVVFIILVIINFLVITKGSERVSEVAARFSLDAMPGKQMSIDADLNAGLISESQARERREKVEREADFHGSMDGASKFVKGDAIAGIIIVLINVVFGLIIGIVQMGMPFGEAVNTFIRLTVGDGLVSQIPALLMSTATGIVVTRSAGNGNLGTEVTGQLLQYPKLLYIAAGTIFLLGLTPINFFLTTLLAAILAFSGYFLQKQSEAPPEIQTEEEEDQTESSAMKSSENVVSLLSMDPIEFEFGYGLIPLADTNQGGDLLDRIIMIRRQLAIELGIVIPVVRIRDNIQLNPNEYRLKIKGNEVAAGELLLDHYLAMAPDFSDDEMEGIDTKEPAFGLPAKWISEEHKDEAELSGYTVVDPPSVVSTHITEVIKRHAHTLLGRQETKQLIDHMKESYPILVDEVTPEPLAIGDIQKVLAKLLRENISIRNLPIIFETLADFSKMTNDTELLGEYVRQALSSQITKQFAGDDMQMKVITVSGKVEKLIADHIQQTEHGNYLALDPDSQQEIIKTIHTEAEKLALQEESTIVLCSPAVRMYLKQLLDRFLPQVIVLSYNELEPDVQVQSVGVVNVA from the coding sequence ATGAAAGCGCGGGACTTATCAGTACTTTTAGCAGTTATATTAGTAATTATCATGTTAGTCATTCCACTTCCGGGATGGCTGTTAAGTGTGCTGATTTTAATAAATATCACATTAGCGCTAATGGTTATCTTAGTAGCAATGAATACACAGGAGCCATTACAGTTTTCTGTATTTCCAACGATTATCTTACTCGTAACACTATTTCGCCTTGCGTTAAATGTTTCGACTACAAGATCGATTTTAGCAGATGCAGAAGCTGGTGGGGTTGTCGATACTTTTGGATCATTTGTAATTGGAGATAATCCACTTGTTGGTTTTGTTGTATTTATTATATTAGTAATAATAAACTTTCTTGTTATTACAAAAGGGTCGGAGCGTGTTTCCGAAGTAGCTGCACGATTTTCACTAGATGCGATGCCAGGTAAACAAATGAGTATTGATGCAGATTTAAATGCTGGTTTGATTTCCGAAAGTCAAGCAAGAGAACGTCGTGAAAAAGTGGAACGTGAAGCAGATTTTCATGGCTCGATGGATGGTGCGAGCAAATTCGTTAAAGGTGACGCAATAGCGGGAATCATTATCGTCTTAATCAATGTTGTTTTTGGATTAATTATTGGTATTGTACAAATGGGCATGCCTTTTGGAGAAGCTGTTAATACTTTTATCCGTTTAACTGTTGGGGATGGTTTAGTGAGCCAGATTCCAGCATTGCTCATGTCAACAGCTACTGGAATTGTTGTTACGCGATCAGCTGGTAATGGAAATCTTGGCACAGAAGTGACAGGACAATTACTCCAATACCCAAAATTATTATATATAGCAGCGGGTACGATTTTCCTTCTCGGTCTAACCCCAATCAATTTCTTTTTAACCACATTGTTAGCTGCTATATTAGCATTCAGTGGATACTTCCTGCAGAAGCAATCTGAAGCGCCGCCGGAAATACAAACAGAAGAAGAAGAGGATCAGACAGAGAGCTCTGCAATGAAGTCATCTGAAAATGTAGTCAGTCTTCTAAGCATGGACCCAATTGAATTCGAATTCGGTTATGGACTTATTCCATTGGCAGATACAAATCAAGGTGGCGATTTATTGGATCGAATTATAATGATTCGAAGACAGCTGGCTATTGAACTAGGAATTGTTATTCCAGTGGTCCGGATTCGAGATAATATTCAATTAAACCCAAATGAATATCGGTTAAAAATTAAGGGTAATGAAGTCGCCGCCGGTGAACTTTTATTAGATCATTATTTAGCAATGGCACCAGATTTCAGTGATGATGAGATGGAAGGAATTGATACGAAAGAACCGGCATTCGGACTACCTGCAAAATGGATTAGTGAAGAACATAAGGATGAAGCAGAGCTATCAGGCTATACGGTTGTAGATCCACCCTCCGTAGTGTCTACGCATATAACTGAAGTGATTAAACGACATGCACATACATTGCTGGGCAGACAGGAAACGAAACAATTAATCGATCATATGAAGGAAAGCTATCCAATTTTGGTTGATGAAGTAACGCCTGAACCACTAGCAATTGGTGATATACAAAAAGTGCTTGCTAAATTGCTGAGAGAAAATATTTCCATACGTAATTTGCCGATTATTTTTGAGACATTGGCTGATTTTTCAAAAATGACGAATGATACTGAGCTTCTGGGGGAATATGTGAGACAAGCACTTTCTTCACAGATTACGAAGCAGTTTGCGGGTGATGATATGCAGATGAAGGTAATTACAGTTTCGGGTAAAGTTGAGAAGTTAATTGCTGATCATATACAACAAACGGAACATGGCAATTACTTAGCGCTTGATCCAGACTCCCAGCAGGAGATTATTAAGACGATTCATACAGAAGCAGAGAAGCTTGCACTTCAAGAAGAGTCTACCATTGTACTTTGCTCACCTGCTGTTCGAATGTATTTAAAGCAATTGCTTGATAGATTCTTACCGCAAGTAATTGTGCTTTCCTATAACGAACTTGAACCAGATGTTCAGGTACAAAGTGTTGGGGTGGTGAATGTAGCATGA
- a CDS encoding chemotaxis response regulator protein-glutamate methylesterase encodes MKQIRAIVIDDSAFMRKIISDILASDPRVNVIATGRNGEDGIKKIQKLQPDVVTLDVHMPIMDGIKALSIIMKEQPTPVVMLSSETKEGTTKAIQAISNGAVDFIAKPSGSISLDIRKIQQEIISKVITASQVKLHKKPLRKAADYHIKTPVPKNFDKTIITIGTSTGGPRALQQVLTNISDSFTAPILIVQHMPARFTKSLAERLNTLSPIRVKEAEHGEIIENGTAYIAPGDFHMSINGIGTAHAISLSKDEPVKGHRPSVDTLFCSAAGLKRINKIAIVLTGMGNDGSAGIVEMKKQDPNTIVLAEAEETSIVYGMPKAAVQTGYVNQELLLNQFGSMLNKLTK; translated from the coding sequence ATGAAACAAATTCGTGCTATCGTTATCGATGATTCTGCCTTTATGAGAAAAATAATTTCTGATATCCTCGCAAGCGATCCACGAGTGAACGTGATTGCAACAGGGCGTAATGGAGAAGATGGAATAAAGAAGATACAAAAACTTCAGCCAGATGTCGTAACATTAGATGTGCATATGCCCATAATGGATGGGATTAAAGCACTTTCAATCATTATGAAAGAACAGCCAACTCCAGTTGTGATGCTTTCAAGTGAAACGAAAGAGGGTACCACAAAGGCGATTCAGGCAATATCTAATGGAGCGGTAGATTTTATTGCAAAACCATCTGGATCAATTTCATTAGATATACGGAAAATCCAACAAGAAATTATATCGAAAGTAATTACAGCTTCACAAGTTAAATTGCATAAAAAGCCATTGCGCAAAGCGGCTGATTATCATATAAAAACTCCAGTTCCAAAAAACTTTGATAAGACAATCATTACGATAGGCACATCGACTGGAGGGCCTAGAGCACTCCAGCAAGTACTTACTAATATATCCGATTCTTTTACTGCACCAATCTTAATTGTTCAGCATATGCCAGCTCGATTTACAAAATCGTTAGCGGAACGTTTAAATACTCTTAGCCCGATTCGTGTGAAAGAGGCTGAGCATGGTGAAATTATTGAAAATGGTACTGCTTATATTGCTCCTGGAGATTTTCATATGTCAATTAATGGAATTGGTACTGCTCATGCTATCAGTCTATCAAAGGACGAGCCTGTAAAAGGACACAGGCCATCAGTAGATACATTATTTTGCTCGGCAGCTGGTTTAAAACGAATAAACAAGATTGCGATTGTATTAACCGGAATGGGCAATGATGGATCAGCCGGGATTGTCGAAATGAAAAAACAGGATCCCAATACAATAGTTCTCGCTGAAGCGGAGGAAACATCAATTGTATATGGTATGCCAAAAGCAGCTGTCCAAACAGGATATGTTAACCAGGAGCTTTTATTAAATCAGTTTGGATCAATGCTTAATAAATTAACAAAATAA
- a CDS encoding chemotaxis protein CheD, whose product MNETSLVVKVGIADLKVIIAPDLIRTSGLGSCVGVIVYDPSKKIAGLSHVLLPDSALAKQSKLNVYKYADTAIPYLINLLLEKGARKYALKAKIAGGAQMFQMNSGSDIMRIGPRNVEAVEKQLAEFRIPVIASDVGGNAGRTIEFDPETGQLKIRKVNKEEFYI is encoded by the coding sequence ATGAATGAAACAAGCTTAGTAGTGAAAGTGGGAATTGCTGACTTAAAAGTTATAATAGCTCCCGATTTAATTCGAACTTCAGGCCTTGGTTCATGTGTTGGTGTAATCGTGTACGATCCTTCAAAAAAAATTGCGGGTCTTTCCCATGTTTTGCTTCCAGATTCAGCATTGGCAAAGCAATCTAAACTGAATGTGTATAAATATGCGGATACAGCAATTCCTTATTTAATTAATCTGCTCCTTGAAAAAGGTGCAAGAAAATATGCACTAAAGGCGAAAATAGCAGGCGGTGCACAAATGTTTCAAATGAATTCTGGTTCAGATATTATGCGAATCGGTCCAAGAAATGTGGAAGCAGTTGAGAAACAACTAGCGGAATTCAGGATTCCTGTTATCGCCTCTGATGTTGGTGGAAACGCTGGAAGAACAATTGAATTTGATCCAGAAACAGGCCAATTAAAAATACGTAAAGTAAATAAAGAAGAATTCTATATTTAA